Genomic window (Streptosporangiales bacterium):
CCGAGCCCGCGGCTCCGCCCGCCCGAACCGGCCCGCGACCCGCTCATGCAAGGTATCCAGCTCATCTATCACCAGATCGGTAACCACCCGACCATGATCAACTACCTGTCAAGCAAGTGCCGTTGCAGTACTAGCCGACGCGGGAGCCGAGCCGGTGACGTCGGCGGCCGACGCGGCGCAGGGTGCCGATGCCGTCTTCGTGTCCCTGCCGGACTCCCCGCAGGTGGAGGAGGCGTTGCTTGGTGACCGTGGCGTGGTCGCGGGCTGCTTGCCGGGCACCGTCGTCGTCGACCTGAGCACGATCGACGCGGGTGTCAGCCGCCGGCTCGCCGACGAGCTCGCCGCCCGCAAGCTCGGCTACCTGGACGCGCCGGTGAGTGGCGGGCCGCAAGGTGCCGAGGCGGGCACGCTGTCGATCATGGTCGGTGGGTCCCCGGAGGGTTACCAGCGGGTGGAGTCGCTGCTGCGCTGTCTCGGCCAGACCGTCATCCACGTCGGTGCCGCCGGCATGGGACAGGTCTTCAAGAGCTGCAACCAGATCGTCTGTGCCATGAACATCCAGGCGCTGTGCGAGGCGTTCGCGCTCGCGCGGTCGCAGGGTG
Coding sequences:
- a CDS encoding NAD-binding protein; protein product: MTSAADAAQGADAVFVSLPDSPQVEEALLGDRGVVAGCLPGTVVVDLSTIDAGVSRRLADELAARKLGYLDAPVSGGPQGAEAGTLSIMVGGSPEGYQRVESLLRCLGQTVIHVGAAGMGQVFKSCNQIVCAMNIQALCEAFALARSQGADLSLLREVLGGGAADSWMLQNLGPRMTEGDASAGFRIELQLKDIRLATQLAAQASVPLPGSLQVMALYLEAVAHGEGGNGNQALFRVYDRLTGQGS